A DNA window from Ornithobacterium rhinotracheale DSM 15997 contains the following coding sequences:
- a CDS encoding monovalent cation:proton antiporter-2 (CPA2) family protein, with protein MDSFLLQAIIYLAAAIVCVPVAKKLGLSSVLGYIFAGMLIGPYILGWIGQKGEDLMHFAEFGVVMMLFLVGLELEPMKFWKMRKFILGMGAIQLLLTATVLTLLMVTLIGWSVQTSIAIALALTMSSTAIVLQTLSEKNLNNTSAARSSFAVLLFQDIAVIPILALIPLLAVSGASLKAENSAVLTEGLPNWLQTLIVIGSIGLISLAGKYIIEPLLRIIAKTRLQELFTASALLLVMGVSYLMEMVGLSPALGAFIAGVVLANSEFKHELEGDIEPFKGLLLGLFFIGVGASVNFPLIMQHPWFVLIFVLILTTVKFFILFLIGKVYKKSWDQNLLFAFALSQAGEFGFVIMSFSRQLDIVNRETSDIVMAIIAISMLLTPFLLLFNERILEPKIGTKFKSKRDEEVFSDEIQRPSEVVIAGFGHFGGTIGRMLKTNNISPTILDHDSERVDILRKMGYEVYYGDATRVEVLKAAKLDEAKLFIAAVDNPEVNIQLMEVVRKNFPHVKVMTRARNRYDAYQFIDLGIKDFYRDTLYSAVTLGVDALVALGLRKYTATRQGYRFIKYDIETTKKLAARRHDKKAYFTTLKEEIESQEDLLKNDLYVLEAATDHSWERDYLNEENQV; from the coding sequence TTGGATAGTTTTTTATTACAAGCCATCATCTACCTAGCGGCAGCCATCGTTTGCGTGCCAGTGGCTAAAAAATTAGGATTAAGTTCAGTTTTAGGATACATTTTTGCAGGAATGCTCATCGGTCCTTATATCTTGGGGTGGATTGGGCAGAAGGGCGAGGATTTAATGCACTTTGCTGAGTTCGGTGTGGTAATGATGTTATTCTTGGTAGGGCTAGAATTAGAACCTATGAAATTCTGGAAAATGCGAAAATTCATTTTAGGCATGGGAGCTATCCAGCTACTGCTCACGGCAACGGTGCTCACCCTGCTTATGGTGACTTTAATTGGCTGGAGCGTGCAAACTTCTATCGCCATCGCTTTGGCTCTAACGATGTCTTCGACAGCGATTGTGCTACAAACGCTTAGCGAAAAGAATTTAAACAACACCTCTGCCGCCCGCTCATCGTTTGCAGTTTTGCTCTTTCAAGATATTGCCGTAATCCCAATTTTGGCATTAATTCCACTTTTGGCGGTTTCTGGCGCAAGCCTTAAGGCTGAAAATTCAGCCGTTCTCACCGAAGGTTTGCCCAACTGGCTACAAACCCTTATTGTAATTGGTTCGATTGGATTAATCAGTTTAGCAGGAAAATACATCATAGAACCCCTGCTTAGAATTATTGCAAAAACCCGTTTACAAGAACTTTTCACCGCCTCTGCTCTACTTTTAGTTATGGGTGTTTCCTACTTAATGGAAATGGTGGGGCTCTCGCCTGCGCTTGGTGCATTTATCGCAGGAGTAGTGTTGGCAAACTCTGAATTTAAACATGAATTAGAAGGCGATATAGAACCGTTCAAAGGGTTACTTTTGGGGCTATTTTTCATCGGCGTAGGTGCTTCGGTGAACTTTCCACTGATCATGCAACACCCATGGTTTGTATTGATTTTTGTTTTAATTCTAACTACCGTTAAGTTCTTTATTCTCTTTTTAATTGGGAAAGTTTACAAAAAATCTTGGGATCAAAACCTTTTGTTTGCTTTTGCATTAAGCCAAGCGGGAGAATTTGGTTTTGTGATTATGAGTTTCTCTCGCCAGTTGGACATTGTGAATCGAGAAACTTCGGATATCGTTATGGCGATCATTGCCATCAGTATGCTTTTGACACCGTTTTTATTATTATTTAATGAAAGGATTTTAGAGCCTAAAATTGGGACTAAATTTAAATCAAAACGAGATGAGGAAGTTTTCTCTGACGAAATTCAACGCCCAAGCGAAGTTGTGATTGCTGGCTTTGGACATTTTGGAGGAACTATCGGGCGTATGCTTAAGACCAATAATATTTCGCCTACGATTCTAGACCACGACTCGGAACGCGTAGACATTTTGCGCAAAATGGGATACGAAGTGTATTATGGCGATGCCACGCGTGTAGAGGTACTAAAGGCAGCTAAACTGGATGAGGCTAAGCTCTTTATTGCCGCAGTAGATAACCCAGAAGTGAATATTCAGCTCATGGAGGTAGTGCGCAAAAATTTCCCACATGTAAAGGTAATGACTCGTGCCAGAAACCGATACGATGCTTACCAATTTATAGATTTAGGCATCAAAGATTTTTACCGAGATACGCTCTACTCTGCCGTTACGCTAGGCGTTGATGCTTTAGTAGCTCTTGGGCTTAGAAAATACACCGCAACAAGACAGGGCTATAGATTTATAAAATACGACATTGAAACGACTAAAAAACTTGCGGCAAGAAGACATGATAAAAAAGCCTACTTCACCACACTCAAAGAAGAAATTGAAAGTCAAGAAGATTTACTGAAAAACGACTTGTATGTGCTAGAGGCAGCTACAGACCACTCATGGGAACGAGACTACTTGAACGAAGAAAATCAAGTATAA
- a CDS encoding PDDEXK-like family protein codes for MDEIKNLLNKVGKIKKHNDEILDATGARFNVFGLCGVAHYELMHSRILGEFLNPKGSHGLKNAFLDEFIETLNLLPNNEEVVALDKEKAKLFLEYYTPEGRIDILIEDGENALIIENKLYAQDQSQQLSRYDDFAKKNGYKYSIIYLTLDGCDASAQSCTSNDKKLVEYIKISYKDTIINWLENCLKHAVKYPYVRETIAQYINHLKTLTHQDMNDKNKEEVCKELEENLVAAKAIYENYGAVFTKIAKEKFMTKIQEYCEKNNMQCKFDSAAEEYICFSVFGGVLPQDLKIYYWYDKTSKYYYGLYTTNRALYDKIFNYVQLEKAKPIDGAKDKDAKSNENETFIKRGTSGGNYPIWFNLESLTIDDWNELKAESKRFASQCIEQIQFLIKIAQKALKNE; via the coding sequence ATGGATGAAATAAAAAATCTACTGAATAAAGTAGGAAAGATTAAAAAACATAACGACGAAATCTTGGATGCCACGGGAGCACGTTTCAATGTTTTTGGATTGTGTGGAGTTGCGCATTATGAATTGATGCATTCAAGAATTTTGGGCGAATTTTTAAACCCAAAAGGTTCACATGGTTTAAAAAATGCTTTTCTAGATGAATTTATAGAAACGCTTAATCTATTGCCTAATAATGAGGAGGTGGTAGCCTTAGACAAAGAAAAAGCAAAATTATTTTTGGAATATTACACTCCTGAAGGCAGGATTGATATTCTTATAGAAGATGGCGAAAATGCTTTAATCATAGAGAATAAATTATATGCGCAAGACCAAAGTCAGCAATTGTCTAGGTATGATGATTTTGCAAAGAAAAATGGATATAAATATTCAATTATTTATTTAACCTTAGACGGCTGTGATGCGTCTGCACAAAGTTGTACAAGTAATGATAAAAAACTAGTTGAGTATATCAAAATTTCCTATAAAGACACGATAATTAATTGGCTGGAGAATTGTTTGAAACATGCCGTAAAATACCCATATGTCAGAGAAACAATAGCACAATACATTAATCATTTAAAAACATTAACTCATCAAGATATGAACGATAAAAATAAAGAAGAGGTTTGCAAAGAACTCGAAGAAAATTTAGTAGCAGCAAAAGCAATTTACGAAAACTATGGTGCCGTATTTACTAAAATTGCAAAAGAAAAATTTATGACCAAAATCCAAGAGTATTGCGAGAAAAATAATATGCAATGCAAGTTTGATAGTGCGGCAGAAGAATACATTTGTTTCTCGGTCTTCGGGGGAGTTTTGCCACAAGATTTGAAAATATATTATTGGTATGATAAAACATCAAAGTACTATTATGGCTTATATACAACAAATAGAGCTTTATATGATAAAATCTTTAATTATGTGCAATTAGAAAAGGCTAAGCCCATAGACGGGGCTAAAGATAAAGATGCTAAGTCTAATGAAAATGAAACTTTTATTAAGAGAGGAACATCAGGAGGTAATTATCCAATATGGTTTAACTTAGAATCTCTAACAATTGATGATTGGAATGAATTAAAAGCTGAGAGTAAAAGATTTGCAAGTCAATGTATAGAGCAAATTCAATTTCTTATTAAGATAGCTCAAAAAGCCTTAAAAAATGAATAA
- a CDS encoding cell division protein ZapA, with protein MNRVKININVADRSYPMVASPEEEEILRATGKKINELIKYFEEKYSVKDKQDALAMCALQYVAKAMAQDEKEKEREDLQSQAIDQLTQKINQNI; from the coding sequence ATGAACCGAGTGAAAATCAATATAAATGTTGCAGATAGAAGCTACCCCATGGTGGCTAGCCCTGAAGAAGAGGAAATTTTGAGAGCCACTGGAAAGAAAATTAATGAGTTGATAAAATATTTTGAAGAAAAATACAGTGTAAAAGACAAGCAAGATGCCCTAGCAATGTGTGCATTGCAGTATGTGGCAAAGGCGATGGCACAAGATGAGAAGGAAAAGGAACGCGAGGATTTGCAGAGCCAAGCCATCGATCAGCTTACACAGAAAATCAATCAAAATATATAA
- a CDS encoding ZIP family metal transporter — protein sequence MEIIFLIVAVALGAALGLLLGSNKLLNKLLLTFSGAYLLGVNIAEVFPSLYTSDLAASKIGLFVLLGILIQIILEGITKGAEHGHLHSKDHEVFPISVFLGLFIHALIEGVPLQRPDGHNLLWAILIHKVPVAMVLFVFLSKSKLSSFKIGIFMLLFALASPIGYIVGNYLPPHLLTYALALAAGVFLHISTVIIFESVEGHKLKFKKLSMVVLGFLLAIIFSH from the coding sequence ATGGAGATTATTTTTTTGATTGTTGCCGTAGCATTAGGTGCGGCTTTGGGGCTTTTGCTGGGAAGCAATAAATTACTAAATAAACTACTCCTCACATTTAGTGGGGCATATTTACTTGGGGTAAATATCGCAGAGGTTTTTCCGAGTTTATACACATCTGATTTAGCAGCAAGCAAAATCGGACTTTTTGTGCTTTTAGGAATTTTGATTCAAATCATTTTGGAGGGAATTACAAAAGGTGCTGAACACGGGCACTTGCACAGTAAAGATCATGAGGTCTTCCCGATCAGTGTGTTTCTGGGGCTTTTTATTCACGCTTTGATCGAGGGCGTGCCTTTACAAAGACCCGATGGGCACAATCTGCTATGGGCTATCCTCATACACAAAGTTCCCGTTGCTATGGTGCTTTTTGTATTTCTTTCTAAATCTAAACTCAGCTCTTTCAAAATTGGCATTTTCATGCTTTTATTTGCTTTAGCTTCTCCCATTGGGTACATAGTAGGAAATTATTTACCACCCCATTTATTGACTTATGCACTTGCTTTGGCTGCAGGTGTCTTTTTGCATATTTCTACAGTGATTATTTTTGAAAGTGTAGAGGGACATAAACTTAAGTTCAAAAAATTATCGATGGTGGTTTTAGGCTTTCTTTTAGCAATTATATTTTCACACTAA
- a CDS encoding rolling circle replication-associated protein: MRQYQEVNNYYLCEKVQLRPTSLLHYSYVMDLRNYEVGYAPTLRQNLNKEKTELDELNALDDISEFGSIVKYAEKCVELYKEKQQEVYNEKGHVLKDLGTLSDTQVRNIKKYAILFADATKSNKDKYLSFVTLTLPSAQIHHDRVLRKILAKYLDHLKKVYGLKNYLWKAETQKNGNLHFHVLIDTKIPREDIQRIWNQYINKYGYVDRYSEKMNRLTAKEYMAKYSKNYKSEKDCILAYQRNKKMGWSNPPSTKIETPKSKRNIVAYVVKYLLKQEENKRPVIGAVWGASNKVKKLNYLNFEVSSYLEELNHLRGKLEYVPTAIQFVELYKGKVYQMIRKGYKKLNEHLKIYNKAIRQLLDTDLSINLDQLIQLIYEKQYTELANN; the protein is encoded by the coding sequence ATGCGACAATATCAAGAGGTTAATAATTATTATTTGTGTGAAAAGGTTCAGCTTAGACCTACTAGCCTATTGCATTATAGTTATGTGATGGACTTACGAAATTACGAAGTAGGCTATGCTCCTACTTTACGCCAAAATCTAAACAAGGAAAAAACAGAATTAGATGAGTTAAACGCACTAGATGATATTTCAGAGTTTGGTTCAATTGTTAAATATGCTGAAAAGTGTGTTGAGTTGTATAAGGAGAAACAACAAGAAGTGTATAATGAGAAAGGGCATGTTTTAAAGGATTTAGGAACGCTCTCGGATACTCAAGTAAGGAATATAAAAAAGTATGCTATTTTATTTGCTGACGCAACTAAATCAAATAAAGACAAATATTTATCTTTTGTAACCTTGACCTTGCCCAGTGCGCAAATACACCATGATAGAGTGTTGCGTAAAATACTGGCTAAATACCTTGACCATTTAAAAAAGGTCTATGGCTTGAAAAATTATTTATGGAAAGCTGAAACTCAAAAGAATGGAAATTTGCATTTTCATGTGTTGATTGACACGAAAATCCCTCGTGAGGATATTCAGCGCATATGGAACCAGTATATAAATAAATATGGTTATGTTGATAGATATTCTGAAAAGATGAACCGCTTAACGGCTAAAGAATATATGGCTAAGTATTCAAAAAATTATAAATCAGAAAAAGACTGCATACTAGCTTACCAGCGTAATAAAAAAATGGGTTGGAGCAATCCCCCAAGTACTAAAATTGAAACGCCAAAGAGTAAACGAAATATAGTTGCGTATGTGGTGAAATATCTATTAAAGCAAGAAGAAAATAAACGCCCAGTAATTGGTGCGGTGTGGGGCGCATCAAATAAGGTAAAAAAACTCAATTATTTAAATTTTGAAGTTAGCAGTTATTTAGAGGAGTTAAACCACTTGCGGGGAAAATTGGAGTATGTGCCTACTGCTATTCAATTTGTAGAGTTGTATAAAGGTAAAGTATATCAGATGATCCGCAAGGGATATAAAAAATTAAACGAGCATTTAAAAATTTATAATAAAGCCATAAGACAGTTATTAGATACCGATTTGAGTATAAATTTAGACCAGTTAATCCAATTAATTTATGAAAAACAATACACAGAACTTGCAAATAATTAG
- a CDS encoding copper homeostasis protein CutC: MKLEIACFNLESALIAALSPADRIEFCAGFSEGGTTPSVEDYLTVKKESKKPVYIMIRPRGGDFVYTPNEIKQMIESIRTFGELGADGFVFGALDEEGNIDVENCQKLVAACEGKPCSFHRAIDHTPNIIESVEKVIKLGFSTILTSGDCNAAPEGIAVLKQLQERFGNQIDIMPGGGVRSSNIGEIAKIVKAPFYHSSAIRKGEDLANSDEIKALKLAIEK; the protein is encoded by the coding sequence ATGAAACTAGAAATCGCATGTTTTAATTTAGAGTCTGCTCTTATTGCAGCTCTTTCTCCTGCAGACCGCATTGAGTTCTGCGCAGGGTTTAGCGAAGGTGGCACTACTCCAAGCGTGGAAGACTACCTTACGGTAAAAAAAGAAAGCAAAAAACCTGTCTACATCATGATTCGACCAAGGGGAGGAGATTTTGTATACACGCCAAATGAAATCAAGCAAATGATTGAAAGCATCAGAACCTTTGGAGAACTAGGTGCCGATGGTTTTGTGTTTGGAGCTTTAGACGAAGAGGGAAACATCGATGTAGAAAACTGCCAAAAGCTTGTTGCCGCCTGCGAAGGCAAACCTTGCAGTTTCCACCGAGCAATCGACCACACGCCAAACATCATAGAATCGGTAGAAAAAGTAATAAAATTAGGATTTTCAACGATTTTAACCTCAGGAGATTGCAACGCTGCTCCAGAAGGAATTGCTGTTTTAAAACAATTGCAAGAACGATTTGGAAACCAGATAGACATCATGCCAGGAGGAGGCGTTCGCTCAAGCAATATTGGTGAAATTGCTAAAATTGTAAAAGCACCTTTTTATCATTCATCAGCCATTAGAAAAGGTGAAGACCTTGCTAATTCAGACGAAATCAAAGCCCTAAAACTAGCCATAGAAAAATAG
- a CDS encoding RHS repeat domain-containing protein — MQEVFENGGVYEYQYNSKGLLIKKSMKISRHQEQTEEYKYDEEGRCVFKLTRFIDWVTDRKWSETEKYEFNEKGQKIKMISFFDTHQSKTRPDNDVFHDYTYDEKNGNLIRITQKNSQGETLKVENYTYDEDGNLIKENKRDGESEKEDIINYNYIYF, encoded by the coding sequence TTGCAAGAAGTTTTTGAAAATGGAGGCGTTTATGAGTATCAATACAATAGTAAAGGCTTATTGATTAAGAAATCTATGAAAATAAGTCGGCACCAAGAGCAGACAGAGGAATATAAATATGATGAAGAAGGTAGATGTGTTTTTAAATTAACGAGATTCATAGATTGGGTAACAGATAGGAAATGGAGCGAAACGGAGAAATATGAATTTAATGAAAAAGGTCAAAAAATAAAAATGATTAGCTTTTTTGATACTCATCAAAGTAAAACACGACCTGATAATGATGTTTTTCACGATTATACCTATGATGAAAAAAATGGAAATTTAATTCGAATTACACAAAAAAATAGCCAAGGAGAAACATTGAAAGTTGAAAATTACACCTACGATGAAGACGGAAATCTAATAAAAGAAAACAAGAGAGACGGAGAAAGTGAAAAAGAAGACATTATAAATTATAATTACATTTACTTTTAA
- the glgP gene encoding alpha-glucan family phosphorylase → MNQLPQAFRAPYEFDPKFKKSAVYFCMEYGIDQALKIYSGGLGFLAGSHMRSAYDTKQNLIGIGILWKYGYYDQYKKEDRRMGVLFQEKIYHFLRDTNIKFTIKISGHDVWVKAFYLDPEIFGTAPLFLLSTDLPENDYLAKSTTFKLYDSDPKAKIAQCMVLGLGGAKLLEELNYDPEVYHFNEAHALSAVFNWLPRFGKEKLKEKLVFTTHTPEEAGNEKHNIHELNEMGFFNGLPLDRVRELTGVEGDEFNHSLVALRLARIANGVSKLHGEVARHMWENYEGVCPITHVTNAQNKKYWADRRLDKAKQDENLEALIKRKKELKAYLFEEVADQNAKLFDPNVLTIVWARRFAEYKRADLITRDIEKFNELMSSTKHPIQLIIAGKPYPMDYNAIRQYDALVELSHGYKNMAVLAGYELSLSKKLKDGADIWLNNPRVTREASGTSGMTAAMNGAINLSTNDGWIREFNEMNPDALYTLPIIDWTLPHFEQDKIDRENLYKILQNEALPLYYDNPEAWYKKVLTSMNTVTPFFDSARMVEEYYTNIYDL, encoded by the coding sequence ATGAATCAATTACCGCAAGCGTTTCGTGCGCCGTATGAATTTGACCCTAAATTCAAAAAATCTGCTGTTTATTTCTGTATGGAATACGGGATAGATCAAGCATTAAAAATATATTCTGGAGGTCTAGGTTTCTTGGCGGGATCTCACATGAGAAGTGCTTATGACACTAAACAAAATTTGATAGGTATCGGTATTTTATGGAAATATGGATACTACGACCAGTACAAAAAAGAGGATCGTAGAATGGGGGTTCTTTTCCAAGAGAAAATCTATCATTTCTTGAGAGATACCAACATTAAATTTACTATCAAAATCTCTGGACACGATGTATGGGTAAAGGCTTTTTACTTGGATCCAGAAATCTTTGGCACCGCACCTCTTTTCCTTTTAAGTACGGATTTGCCAGAAAATGACTATTTAGCTAAATCTACTACCTTTAAGCTATATGACTCTGACCCTAAAGCTAAGATTGCACAATGTATGGTGCTAGGGCTAGGTGGTGCTAAATTATTGGAAGAGCTGAACTACGATCCAGAGGTTTACCACTTTAACGAAGCTCATGCACTTTCTGCCGTATTTAATTGGCTACCTAGATTTGGAAAAGAAAAATTGAAAGAAAAATTAGTTTTCACCACTCACACACCTGAAGAAGCGGGGAACGAGAAACACAATATTCACGAATTAAATGAAATGGGCTTCTTTAACGGATTGCCACTAGATCGCGTGCGTGAGCTTACAGGAGTAGAAGGTGATGAATTTAATCACTCGCTTGTGGCACTTCGTTTGGCAAGAATTGCAAACGGGGTTTCTAAACTTCACGGCGAAGTGGCTAGACATATGTGGGAAAACTACGAAGGTGTATGCCCTATCACCCATGTAACCAATGCTCAAAACAAAAAATACTGGGCAGATAGACGCCTAGACAAAGCTAAACAAGACGAAAATCTTGAAGCCCTAATTAAGCGTAAAAAAGAATTAAAGGCTTATTTGTTTGAAGAAGTGGCAGACCAAAACGCAAAATTGTTTGACCCTAATGTTTTAACCATCGTTTGGGCAAGACGCTTTGCTGAATACAAAAGAGCGGACTTGATTACTCGTGACATCGAGAAATTCAACGAGCTTATGAGCAGCACCAAGCATCCAATCCAGCTAATCATTGCAGGAAAACCTTATCCTATGGACTATAACGCAATTCGCCAATACGATGCGCTTGTAGAATTAAGCCACGGATACAAAAACATGGCTGTGCTTGCTGGGTATGAATTAAGTCTTTCTAAAAAATTAAAAGACGGTGCAGACATTTGGCTAAACAATCCTCGTGTAACTCGTGAAGCCTCTGGAACTAGTGGTATGACAGCTGCTATGAACGGAGCCATCAACTTATCTACCAACGATGGATGGATTCGTGAGTTCAACGAGATGAACCCAGATGCATTGTACACTCTACCAATCATTGATTGGACATTGCCACACTTTGAACAAGATAAAATCGATAGAGAAAACTTGTACAAAATTTTACAAAACGAAGCATTGCCTCTATACTACGACAATCCAGAAGCATGGTACAAAAAAGTGCTTACAAGCATGAATACCGTGACTCCTTTCTTTGACTCTGCTCGTATGGTTGAGGAATATTATACTAATATTTACGATTTGTAA
- the rny gene encoding ribonuclease Y, with amino-acid sequence MEYIIIGIIGLLVGGLIAYILTKKQLDNRSEILYNEAKQKADLLEKEANRIKLEAESKLKEANTEGESIKKEKILQAKEKFLELKAQHEEAVNQREKKISDREKVIKEKEHKLNEGLAELKKNRKSLTSEIEVFEERRIALHRKIDEVNANHKRQVELLEKISGYSADEAREELVQSLKDEAKTKAQAHIQEIMDEANMNAREEARKIVIQSIQRIGTEQAVENAVSVFNLENDDIKGRIIGREGRNIRAIEAATGVEIIVDDTPEAIVLSCFDPIRREIARLSMHKLVTDGRIHPGRIEEVVAKTTKQIEEEIVNVGKKTVIDLGIHGLNPELIRIVGRMKYRSSYGQNLLQHSREVAHIAGTLAAELGLNAKLAKRAGLLHDIGKVPEQESELPHAILGMQWAEKFGENPEVVNAIGAHHDEIEMTSLLSPIVQVADAISGARPGARRQVVESYIQRLKDLENTALGFEGVQKAYAIQAGRELRVMVDCEKVDDARANELSFLISDKIQNEMTYPGQVKVTVIRETRAINIAK; translated from the coding sequence ATGGAATACATAATAATAGGAATCATAGGATTGTTGGTAGGAGGATTGATTGCCTACATACTGACAAAGAAGCAGTTAGATAACCGAAGCGAAATTCTCTATAACGAGGCAAAACAAAAAGCAGATTTATTAGAAAAAGAAGCCAATCGCATAAAACTCGAAGCCGAAAGCAAGCTTAAAGAAGCCAATACCGAAGGCGAGAGTATTAAAAAAGAGAAAATATTACAAGCTAAAGAGAAATTTTTAGAACTAAAAGCACAACACGAAGAGGCAGTAAATCAGCGAGAAAAGAAAATCTCTGACAGAGAAAAAGTAATCAAAGAAAAAGAACATAAATTAAACGAAGGGCTAGCAGAGCTTAAGAAAAATAGAAAATCCCTGACTTCTGAAATCGAAGTTTTTGAAGAAAGAAGAATTGCATTGCACCGCAAAATCGATGAGGTAAATGCCAATCATAAACGCCAAGTAGAGCTATTAGAAAAAATCTCGGGTTATTCCGCAGATGAGGCGCGCGAAGAATTAGTTCAATCATTAAAAGATGAAGCTAAAACCAAAGCGCAAGCACACATCCAAGAGATTATGGACGAGGCAAATATGAACGCTCGGGAAGAAGCGCGCAAGATTGTAATTCAGTCGATTCAGCGAATCGGGACAGAGCAAGCGGTGGAAAATGCCGTATCTGTATTTAATCTTGAAAACGATGATATCAAAGGTAGAATCATTGGGCGCGAGGGAAGAAACATTCGTGCCATCGAGGCAGCCACTGGGGTAGAAATCATTGTAGATGATACGCCAGAGGCTATTGTGCTTTCATGTTTTGACCCTATTCGTAGAGAGATTGCTCGCTTGTCGATGCACAAACTCGTAACCGATGGTAGAATTCACCCAGGTAGAATCGAGGAAGTTGTGGCTAAAACGACAAAGCAAATCGAGGAGGAAATCGTGAATGTAGGAAAGAAAACCGTAATAGATTTAGGAATTCATGGTTTAAATCCAGAGTTGATTCGTATCGTTGGGCGTATGAAATACCGTTCTTCTTACGGGCAAAACCTTTTGCAGCACTCTCGTGAGGTGGCGCACATTGCAGGTACTTTAGCGGCAGAATTGGGGTTGAATGCCAAATTGGCTAAGCGTGCAGGGTTGTTGCACGACATCGGGAAAGTGCCAGAGCAAGAATCTGAATTGCCACACGCTATTTTGGGTATGCAATGGGCAGAGAAATTTGGAGAAAATCCAGAAGTGGTGAATGCCATTGGAGCGCACCACGACGAGATTGAAATGACTTCGTTATTGTCTCCTATTGTGCAAGTTGCAGATGCGATTAGTGGAGCAAGACCAGGCGCAAGACGCCAAGTCGTGGAGTCATACATTCAGCGATTAAAAGATTTAGAAAATACCGCTTTAGGATTTGAGGGCGTGCAAAAAGCTTATGCAATTCAGGCGGGTAGAGAGCTCCGTGTAATGGTGGATTGCGAAAAAGTGGACGATGCTAGAGCCAACGAATTATCTTTCTTGATTAGTGATAAAATTCAAAATGAAATGACTTATCCAGGGCAAGTGAAAGTTACCGTAATTCGTGAGACACGCGCCATCAATATTGCAAAATAA
- a CDS encoding NAD(P)H-dependent oxidoreductase encodes MKQHKVLIIFAHPLYEKSRANKVLNQNIPNSDNFTFHDLYECYPNFEVDIAREQELLLEHDIIIWQHPLYWYSCPALLKQWIDMVLVYDWAYGECGAALKGKTLLQVITTGGTRENYCPTGLEKHTIPDLLEPFSQTALMCGMRYLPPFVFHDVNNVSEEVLEEKGARYGILLDYISKFRIFDSELKDFIYLNDWFQHKIQ; translated from the coding sequence ATGAAACAGCATAAAGTTTTAATTATTTTCGCACATCCTTTGTACGAAAAGTCTCGCGCCAATAAAGTGCTCAATCAAAATATTCCAAATTCAGACAATTTCACATTTCACGATTTGTATGAATGTTACCCCAACTTTGAAGTAGACATTGCTCGGGAACAGGAATTGCTCCTGGAGCACGACATCATTATTTGGCAACACCCGTTGTATTGGTATTCTTGCCCTGCCCTTTTAAAGCAATGGATCGATATGGTTTTGGTCTACGATTGGGCGTATGGAGAGTGTGGTGCCGCTTTGAAAGGCAAAACGCTTTTGCAAGTAATCACCACAGGAGGAACGAGAGAAAATTACTGCCCTACGGGATTAGAGAAACATACTATCCCCGATTTGCTCGAGCCTTTTTCTCAAACTGCATTAATGTGTGGCATGCGCTACTTGCCCCCATTTGTATTCCACGATGTGAACAATGTTTCTGAAGAAGTTTTGGAAGAAAAAGGTGCTCGCTATGGCATTTTGCTCGATTATATTTCTAAATTCAGAATTTTTGATTCAGAATTAAAAGATTTCATTTATTTAAACGACTGGTTTCAACATAAAATACAATAA